AGCCCCGAACCGTTCTGCCCAGAACAGATTGGTGCCGCCCTCATACATAGAAATGATGTTATGGTCATCAATATTCGGGCATACGAGTTCCTTCTTCCCCCAGACCCCGCTGCCATACGGATATTGGGTACGCATGTAGCGGCGTTCAAAGAGAGATTTCCAGTCAGCGGCGTTGCACTGTTTTAGGGCGCGCATATCGTGCCGGACCTCTAAGAGTCCATTGCATTTTTTGCACCGATAGATGACTTCTGTAAGCGGATAGGTTTCATCGCATCCTTCGCTGCACTGGAACCATGCATTGTAGTTCATTGCTCTGCGTTCTCCTCCATGGCGACTGGAAGGGGGCTTTGGGCAGGCTCATCTCCGTTTGATGTGTTAAGGAGTTCGTCGATTTCTTCAAGTGAAGGCAACTCAGAGGCATCTTTCAAGCCGAATTGTTGGAGGAACTCGTCTGTGGTTGAAAAGAGCAAGGAACGTCCATCTTTTCTCCCAGCGATACAGACCAGCCCTTTCTCTACAAGCGAGTTGAGCACACTATCACTGTTGACACCGCGAAGCGCAGCGACCTCGGTGCGCGTTATTGGCTGCTTGTAAGCAACGATTGCGAGTGTTTCCAGTGCTGACGGGGACAATTTGACCCGAACCTGACGCGTATAAAACTTCTGAATCCACTCTGCGTATTCTGGACACGTGCAGATTTGGTAACCATTCGCAATCTCAACAAGGCGAAAACTCCGTCTCATTTCTTGATAGTCTTGGCGCAGTTCGTCGAGTTCTGTCCGTATCGCGCGCTTGTTTAATCCCGGTAGCACTGCCTGAAACTGTTCCACCGAAATTGGTTCGCTTGCGGCGAACAGAATGGCTTCAAAAATTAGTTTAGGTTTTTGCGCTGATATTGGGTCCGGTTCCTCTATCAACTCGACAGCGGTAACATATTCAGAATCCATAAACCAAATTCCTAATTGTTTCGTTCTTCTGAACGGGTATTTTCAACGGTCGGAGGTGGTGGTATCTCTCGATCATCCCCCTCGTACTCCTGTTTTACTATGTAGATACTCCCAAAATGATCGGTTTGAACGGTAACGATTTTTCCGATCCGAATGAGTTCTAAAATGGCGAGGAATGTTACAATTCGATCTGTCTTGGTTGAAGATAACGGGAACAGATCCTCGAATAGCAATTGGTCTGAACTCTCCAATTGCATATCAATAAAAGCGATTTTGTCTTCAACGGTTATTGTTTCTTCTTCAAATGTTTCGTATGCCTCTTCGACCTCTACCTCTGCCGCTCGCTCGTTCACCCCTTTAAAAGCGGTAAGGAGGTCGAACAACGTCGCCCGAATCTCAAACTCACGGGCACCCTCTAAATCTTCGTGTGTCTTCGGGCTTCTGCTATAGGTTAATGTCCGACGTTCGGCATATCCGTCCAAAACTTGGGCGGCCTCTTTGAACTGTTTGTACTCTAAGAGTTGTCTAACGAGTTGCTCTTGATCACCGATCGTGTATTCAGCATCCGGTGTAAGTTGCGGGAGGATACTTTGCGATTTGATGTGCAGCAGTGTTGCCGCCATGACCAGAAATTCGGATGCTACATCTAAATCTAACTGCTCCATTAGATTCACATATTCGAGGTACCGATCCGTAATTTGCGCGATCTGAATGTCGTAAATATCCATCTCCTCTTTCTGAATCAGATGAAGGAGCAGATCGAGCGGTCCCTCGAACCCCTCTAACTTTACGGAATATACTGGCGCTGTAGCGGTAAGTGCCGGCGTTGTTTCAGTTAGCAATTTTAATCTTACCTTGCGGAGGAATAGCGTGCGTTTGAATTTTGAGGTGCGTTGCTCATATTCGCCTGCGCCGATGTTGCAGGCTATAATTTTGGTTTAAGAAAAGAAACATCTTTTAATTTTATCGTGCGGAGGAATAGCGTGCGTTTGAATTTTGAGGTGCGTTGCTCATATCCGCCTGC
This genomic window from Candidatus Poribacteria bacterium contains:
- the scpB gene encoding SMC-Scp complex subunit ScpB, which gives rise to MDSEYVTAVELIEEPDPISAQKPKLIFEAILFAASEPISVEQFQAVLPGLNKRAIRTELDELRQDYQEMRRSFRLVEIANGYQICTCPEYAEWIQKFYTRQVRVKLSPSALETLAIVAYKQPITRTEVAALRGVNSDSVLNSLVEKGLVCIAGRKDGRSLLFSTTDEFLQQFGLKDASELPSLEEIDELLNTSNGDEPAQSPLPVAMEENAEQ